In Arachis hypogaea cultivar Tifrunner chromosome 2, arahy.Tifrunner.gnm2.J5K5, whole genome shotgun sequence, a genomic segment contains:
- the LOC112758913 gene encoding serine/threonine-protein kinase CTR1-like: MEMPARRSNYSLLTQVPDDHFSGSGGGGAGGGSTAPSSSGDGKNSRGGKFENRGGFDWDLVGDQRATNRIGNVHSSIGLQRQSSGSSYGESSLSGGGGDFYAPTLSTAAASDVDGFGYYHEDGFRVGELRTRLPEASGRSAGGGGGGGSSSGKSWAQQTEESYQLQLALALRLSSDATCADDPNFLDPAPDESGMRSSSSAEAVSHRFWVNGCLSYSEKVPDGFYLIYGMDSYVWTVCTDLQENGRIPSVDTLKSVDPGSDSSLEVVLVDRRSDPSLKELLNRVHSISLSSITPTEVVDQLSKLVCSRMGGSASVGEDDFFSIWKDCSNDLKDCLGSVVVPIGSLSVGLCRHRAILFKVLADAIDLPCRIAKGCKYCKRDDASSCLVRFGLEREYLVDFIGRPGYLCEPDSLLNGPSSISFSSPLRFPRHKPAEPTIDFRSLAQQYFSDCQSLELVFENSSAEQFDGKCKDRNNPRPNSNDSSISSHLPVHPHVLHPSTSDQGSEAFQSCSPQNILDSSKDPLPVKLKRPVGIQPPLPPREFSLDMEDLDIPWSDLVLKERIGSGSFGTVHRAEWNGSDVAVKILMEQDFHAERFKEFLREVAIMKRLRHPNIVLFMGAVTQPPNLSIVTEYLSRGSLYRLLHRPGAKEVLDERRRLSMAYDVAKGMNYLHKRNPPIVHRDLKSPNLLVDKKYTVKVCDFGLSRLKANTFLSSKSAAGTPEWMAPEVLRDEPSNEKSDVYSFGVILWELATLQQPWGNLNPAQVVAAVGFKRKRLEIPHDLNPHVAALIEACWADEPWKRPSFSSIMDSLRPLIKAPSSQPGHPNMPLLT; this comes from the exons ATGGAAATGCCCGCACGAAGATCCAACTACTCGTTACTAACCCAAGTTCCTGACGACCACTTCTCCGGAAGCGGAGGCGGCGGGGCAGGTGGCGGAAGCACAGCGCCGTCGTCCTCCGGCGACGGTAAAAACAGCAGAGGAGGGAAGTTTGAGAACAGAGGAGGCTTCGATTGGGACCTCGTCGGCGATCAGAGGGCGACCAACCGGATCGGTAACGTTCACTCCTCGATCGGGCTGCAGAGGCAGTCAAGCGGGAGTAGCTACGGCGAGAGCTCGCTCTCCGGTGGCGGCGGTGACTTCTATGCTCCGACGCTGTCGACGGCGGCGGCGAGCGACGTAGACGGTTTTGGATACTACCACGAAGATGGTTTTAGGGTTGGTGAGCTGAGAACGAGGTTGCCGGAGGCTTCAGGAAGGAGTGCCGGCGGCGGGGGTGGCGGCGGAAGTTCGTCTGGGAAAAGCTGGGCGCAGCAGACGGAGGAGAGCTACCAGCTGCAGCTAGCCCTGGCGCTTCGGCTCTCTTCCGACGCCACGTGCGCTGACGATCCGAATTTCCTTGATCCGGCGCCGGATGAATCGGGGATGAGGTCTTCGAGCTCCGCCGAGGCGGTGTCGCATAGATTCTGG GTGAATGGTTGCCTGTCATACTCCGAAAAGGTTCCTGATGGCTTTTACCTAATTTATGGGATGGATTCCTATGTATGGACAGTGTGCACTGATCTGCAAGAAAATGGCCGAATTCCATCAGTTGATACACTTAAGTCTGTGGACCCTGGCAGTGATTCTTCACTTGAAGTAGTTTTGGTGGATCGGCGTAGTGACCCTAGTTTAAAAGAACTGCTAAACAGAGTACATAGTATTTCTCTTAGCAGCATAACACCCACCGAGGTTGTCGATCAACTTTCCAAGCTGGTTTGCAGTCGTATGGG GGGTTCAGCTTCTGTTGGGGAGGATGACTTCTTTTCCATCTGGAAAGATTGCAGTAATGATCTGAAGGATTGCTTAGGCTCTGTCGTTGTTCCCATAGGTAGTCTATCTGTTGGCCTCTGCAGGCATCGTGCTATATTATTCAAA GTACTAGCCGATGCCATTGACTTACCCTGCCGAATTGCAAAGGGCTGTAAATATTGCAAACGGGATGATGCTTCATCTTGTCTTGTCCGATTTGGGCTTGAGAG GGAGTATCTTGTTGATTTTATTGGGAGGCCAGGATACTTGTGCGAGCCTGATTCCTTGCTCAAtggtccatcttccatctcattttCTTCACCGTTGCGCTTTCCCAGACATAAACCAGCTGAACCTACCATTGATTTCAGGTCACTGGCCCAACAGTATTTCTCTGACTGTCAATCCCTTGAGCTTGTTTTTGAAAACAGTTCTGCAG AACAGTTCGATGGAAAGTGCAAGGACAGGAATAACCCTAGGCCTAATTCAAATGATAGCAGCATAAGTTCTCACCTACCTGTACATCCACATGTTTTGCATCCAAGCACAAGTGATCAAGGTTCTGAAGCATTCCAATCATGTAGCCCGCAGAATATTTTAGACAGTAGCAAGGATCCACTGCCTGTAAAACTTAAGCGTCCAGTTGGTATACAACCCCCATTACCTCCACGGGAGTTTTCACTTGACATGGAGGATTTGGACATACCGTGGAGTGATCTTGTTTTAAAAGAGAGAATTGGATCAG GTTCTTTTGGGACTGTACATCGTGCTGAGTGGAATGGCTCA GATGTTGCTGTTAAGATTTTGATGGAACAAGATTTTCATGCTGAACGTTTCAAGGAATTCCTGAGGGAG GTTGCAATAATGAAACGATTGCGGCATCCaaatattgttttatttatgGGCGCGGTCACTCAGCCTCCTAATTTATCTATTGTCACAGAATATTTATCCAG GGGTAGCTTATATAGGCTCTTGCACAGACCTGGTGCCAAAGAGGTGCTGGATGAGAGGCGTAGGCTTAGTATGGCTTATGATGTG GCAAAGGGAATGAACTATCTTCATAAACGTAATCCCCCAATTGTTCATAGAGATCTGAAGTCTCCAAACCTTCTTGTTGACAAGAAATACACAGTGAAG GTTTGTGATTTTGGGCTCTCTCGATTAAAGGCCAATACATTTCTCTCATCCAAGTCAGCTGCTGGAACT CCTGAGTGGATGGCTCCAGAAGTTCTTCGTGACGAGCCATCAAATGAGAAGTCAGATGTGTACAGCTTTGGCGTAATCTTGTGGGAGCTTGCAACCCTACAACAGCCATGGGGTAATTTGAATCCAGCACAG GTTGTAGCAGCTGTTGGCTTTAAGAGGAAAAGGCTCGAGATTCCACATGATTTGAATCCCCACGTAGCTGCACTAATCGAGGCTTGTTGGGCTGA TGAGCCCTGGAAACGCCCTTCTTTCTCAAGTATTATGGATTCTTTGAGGCCATTGATCAAAGCCCCTTCATCTCAACCTGGTCATCCAAACATGCCACTACTTACATAA